CTGCCGACGTGCGCGTAGCGGCGGATACCATCGCCTTCACGGCGCACCACGAGCGCCGTCTTCGTGTGCGTCTTGAGACCCGCCAGCCCGTACGCGACGTGCACGCCGAAACTTTCGAGCGTTCGCGCGAAGGTGATGTTGTTGACTTCGTCGAAGCGCGCCTGGAGCTCGATCAGCACCACCACCTGCTTCCCGCGCTCCGCCGCTTCCGTCAGCGCGCGCACGATCGCCGTATCACCCGAAGTGCGGTAGAGCGTCATCTTGATCGCCAGCACGTTCTCGTCGAGCGCCGCCGACGTGATGAACTGCTCCACCGACGCCGAGAACGAGTCGAACGGGTGATGGACCAGAATATCTTTCTCGCGAATGATGTCGAAGATGGACCTGGTTGCGTCCCTCAGCTCGCGCGGCACCGCCGGAGTGAACGGCGGGTCGCGGAGCTCGGGTATCTCCAGTATGGCGAGCGTCATCAGGTCGCCCAGCTCCAGGAGCGGTCCCGTCTCCACCAGCTCGATGTCGGGCAGCGACGGCAGATCATCTTCCTGATCGTCCTTCAGCTCGTCCAGCAGGAGCGCCTGCAGACTCGCGGGCGTGCCGGTCTCGATCTCCACACGCACTACCTCGGCAAACCGGCGGCGGAAAACCTGCTCCTCGATCAGCGCCATCAGGTCTTCCGGCTCCTCAGCATGGGACAGCTCAAGATCCGAGTACCGCGTCACACGGAAGACATTGGATCCGACTACGTCCATTCCCGGAAAAAGCGCCGAGAGATTGCCGGCGATCACCTGCTCCAGCGCCACGAAGCGATGCTTGACGCCAGTCGGAATCCAGCGTGCCAGGCTGCGGGGCACCTTCACTCGCGCGAACTCCTCCGCGCCGTTATCCGGATTCCTGAGCTCGACCGCCAGTGACAGCGAGAGGTTCGAGATGTACGGGAATGGATGGCTCGGATCCACCGCCAGCGGCGTCAGGACCGGAAAGACCTGTGACTCGAAGAACTCCTCGATCCTCTGGCACTCCTCTTTCGACAGCTCCGACATCGTCACGAGGCGAACGCCGTGCTCGGCCAGCGCGGGAAGGAGCTCGTCATGCAGGCAGCTGCGCCCGAGTGCTATCAGCTCCGATACCCGGGCCTTGATCGCCGAGAGCTGGGCCTGCGACGTCATTCCATCCGCCGTGGGGGCGTGCATCCCCGCGGCCAGCTGACGCCTCAATCCGGCCACGCGCACCATGTAGAACTCGTCGAGATTGGTGCTGAAGATGGCGAGAAACTTCAATCGCTCGAGCAGCGGATTGCGCCCGTCGAACGCTTCGTGCAGCACCCTTGCGTTGAACTCGAGCCAGCTCAGCTCGCGATTGATGAAGAGCGAGGGATCTGTCGCCATGGGTCAGGCCCCTACGAAGGTCCTTAGCAGGACGTAGGATACCGCGGCGATGGCTCCGGCGGCGGGGATCGTGAGCACCCAGGCCCATACGATCCGGCCGGCGAGGCCCCAGCGAACACCCGACAGCCGGGTCGTCGTGCCGACGCCGACGATCGCTCCTGTGATGGTGTGGGTGGTACTGACAGGAATTCCCATCGTCGTTGCCATGATGATCGCGATGGCGCCGGCGCCTTCGGCCGCGAACCCCCCGATGGGCTTGAGCTTGGTGATCCTGGATCCCATCGTATGCACGATGCGCCAGCCGCCGAACAGCGTGCCGAGGGCGATGGCCGTGTGAGCGCTCAGTATCACCCAGAGCGGAATCTTGTCGGCATTCGGCACGTAAAGAGCATGCAGCCAGCCCGTCTCCTTCGCCAGCAGCGGCTCGACCGTCACGAGCAACCCGACGATGATGCCCATCGTCTTCTGAGCATCGTTGCTGCCATGAGCCAATGAAAACATGGCCGAGCTCACGAGTTGCCCTCGCTTGAACAATCGGTTGACTCTCGCTGGCGCCGCTTTCTGGAAGAGCCAGAAAAGCGCGACCATGATCACGAACCCCAGCGCCATGCCGAAGAGGGGCGAGATCACGATGAAGCTCAGGGTTTCGATCCACTTCTTGCCCCACAACAGCGACGCCCAACCCGCCTTTGCTATCGCGGCTCCGGCGTAGCCTCCGATGAGGGCGTGTGAGGAGCTGGATGGAATTCCGTACAGCCAGGTGACCAGATCCCAGACGATCGCGCCGAGCAGACCGGCCAGGATCACGTTGGGCGTCACGATGTTAAGGTCAATCAGACCCTTTCCGATCGCTTTCGCTACTGCGGTGGTGAATACGAAAGCCGCTATGAAATTGAAGAACGCCGCCCATATGACGGCCGCCAGAGGGCTGAGAACACGGGTTCCCACAATTGTCGCGATAGAGTTCGCGGAGTCGTGAAACCCGTTGATGAAATCGAAGATGAACGCTACGAGAACGATCGCAACGACGTAGTGGACCACTGTCCTAGGCGTTCTTGAGGGATATGCTCTGGAGCGTATTCCCTACGTCCTCGCACTGGTCAATGGCGTCCTCGATCCTGTCGTAGAGCTCTTTCCACTTCATGATCTCGATCGCGTCGGTCGAGGTGCGGAAGAGCTTCTCCATCGCTTCGTGGTAGATGGCGTCGCCCTCTTCCTCGAGCAGCTTGAGCTGCCTGTTGGCGGACGAGACCGCCTTCGGGTCCTTCATCTTCCGCACCCCGTCCTCGATGCACCGCGCTGCGCGGAGAAGAACTTCCGACAGGAGCACCACATGCTCGCGCGACTCCGTGATGTGAAAGATAGATGCGCGGCGGGCGCAGCCGTCGATCAGGTCAACCACGTTGTCGAGATGGCCGGCGAGCGCGTGGATGTCCTCACGGTCGAACGGCGTGACGAACGTCCGGTTGATCCGGTCAATCGTGTCGTGGGTGAGGTTGTCGGCTTCGTGCTCAAGCGTCTTGATGGACGCCACATGCTGGTCGAGCTTCGACGGGTCCTTGAACAGCTCGTGAAGGAGTGCTGCCGAGCCGGACAACCGGCTGGCAACTTCGGCAAAAAGGTTGTAGAACTGGGCGTCGCGCGGAATGAGCTGCAAGGGTGGGCTCCATATCGCTGAGTCTGAGTAAAGCGGTCGATCCCGACCGCCGGAATTTACGCGGGGATGGAACGCCGAGCCACAACCCGCGCAGGACATGGCCGTTGACGGCGGCTCCGTTGGAGTATTCTGTTGCGGTATGAATCAGGCTTCCGTTCCCGCGGAAAGCATCCTCGTGGTTGACGACGAGCCAGAAAAGGAAGAGGCACTTGTCGGTCGGAAGCCGTGAGCTATCCGCTCGATAACTGAGAACAGCCGACCTGCCAGCGGTCAGGGAGGCAGAGTGTCAGCCTCGAGTGTCGGACGGGACGGCGACGCGTAGATGGTTGAGGAGGCCATGCAGCATCTTCCTCACCTCTATCAGTTGGTTGAGGAGAGACAGAAAATCAGATTTGCTGATGACACCGATATCTCGCCCCATGCAAGCGCGTGAGCCTTCTGCCATACGAGCAGCTTCTTGAAATCAGCCATGTTGGAAGATTTCGTGTTGTAGGGCGTTTATACCGCCCGTTCATCGCGCGAAAGGGCATAAATCCGCGCGTCTCGTAGTATCCTCGAAGCTGACGTTCTGCCTCGCTGACCGCTGGCAGGTCGGCCCTTCTCAGTTGAATTGGCTCGAGCCCACTGCTGACACACTCTTGGCCGGCTGCATGTTTAAGGTGACGCCCCCCGGAATTCCTCGAAGAACCTTTTTTTCATACAGGTACCGCCCTCCGCGCGACGAGCCTCGGATTCTCGAACACCTTCACGAGTGTCACTCCGGCGAGAAACCCTCCGACGTGCGCCCAGAAGGCGACTCCACTGGAAACCTCCGGCCGCAACGTCGTGAGCTCCGGCAGTGCGCCCAGCACCTGCCAGAAGAACCACCAGAGCAGCACAATCCACGCGCGAATCCGGAACACCTTGAAGAAGATGACGAAGATGAAGAGCATCCTCACCCGCACGTGCGGATAGAGAACGAGGTACGCTCCCATCACCCCCGAGATCGCTCCCGACGCACCCACGGTCGGCACCGGTGACCCGGGCGAGACGAACACGTGCGCCGCTGCCGCAGCCAGTCCGCACAGCAGATAGAAAACAACGAACCGGCCGCTGCCCATGCTGTCCTCGATGTTGTTCCCGAACACCCAGAAGAACAGCATGTTGCCGAGGAGATGCATCCAGCCTCCATGCAGAAACATGGAAAGCAGCGGCGTCAGGATGTTGATCCGCTCATTGTCCACCACGCACGCCATTCCGTCGCCGAGGGGAATCGCCAGCCCCAGCCGTGCGACGTGCGTGATTTCTCCGGGGACCATCCCGAAGTTGCAGATGCTCGCCGCGAGCTGGGGCTCGTTGAATCCCGCCCCCTGTATGAAGAACCAGGCAAGCACGTTCGCGGCGATGATCGCGTAGGTCATCACCGGCGTTCTCAGAGCGGTGTGCTCGTCACCAAGCGGAATCACTGGCCTCTGGCTCCGTTATAGCAGTAAAAAGCTGCCTCGCTTGCCGGCAAATTTCCGGATTTTGCCCGGAAATACGCCGTTTTGGCAGAGAAAACGGGCTCGTAGATTGCCCTTATCCCCACACGATACACAAGCATAAACAATTCAGGGGCTTATATGGCAGACAAAGTTATCGGAATCGACCTCGGTACCACCAACTCCGTCGTGGCGGTGATGGAAGGTGGCGATCCGGTCGTTATCCCCAACGCCGAAGGCGGGCGGACGACCCCGTCTGTCGTCGGCTTTACAAAGGACGGCGAGCGCCTCGTCGGCCAGATCGCCAAGCGGCAGGCGGTCACCAACCCGCAGAACACGGTCTTCTCGATCAAGCGCTTCATGGGCCGCAAGATGAGCGAAGTGAAGAACGAGACGGCGCGCGTTCCGTACAAGGTTCTGGGCGGCGGCAACGACGTCTCCACGGTCGAGGTCCAGGGAAAGCGGTATACTCCGCCCGAAATCTCGGCGATGATTCTCCAGAAGATGAAGCAGACCGCCGAGGATTACCTCGGATACAAGGTCGAGAAGGCGGTCATCACCGTGCCCGCCTACTTCAACGACTCGCAGCGCCAGGCGACCAAGGACGCCGGCAAGATCGCTGGCCTCGACGTGCTCCGCATCATCAACGAGCCGACCGCCGCAGCTCTCGCCTACGGCCTCGACAAGAAGAAGGACGAGAAGATCGCCGTGTTCGATCTCGGTGGCGGAACGTACGACATCTCGGTGCTCGAGCTGTACGACGTAGAGGGCTCGCGCCAGTTCGAGGTGAAGTCCACCAACGGCGACACGCACCTGGGTGGTGACGACTTCGACCAGCGCGTCATTGACTGGCTCGTGACCGAGTTCAAGCGCGATCAGGCGATTGACCTGTCGAAGGATCCGATGGCTGTCCAGCGCCTGAAGGAAGCAGCGGAGAAGGCCAAGATGGAGCTCTCGACGACGCAGACGACCGACATCAACCTGCCGTTCATCACGGCTGACCAGAGCGGCCCGAAGCATCTCAACTATCAGCTCACGAGAGCGAAGTTCGAGCAGCAGGTGGACGACCTGATCCAGCGCACGATTCCGCCGATGGAGCAGGCGCTCAAGGACGCGGGTCTCAAGCCCAACGAGATTGACGAGGTGATTCTCGTCGGCGGCTCGACGCGCATCCCGAAAATTCAGGAGATCGTCAAGAAGTTCTTCGGCAAGGAGCCCAACAAGGGCGTCAACCCTGACGAAGTCGTGGCGATCGGCGCGGCGATCCAGGGCGCAGTACTCACCGGCGAGCAGAAGGACGTTCTGTTGCTCGACGTGACGCCGCTCTCACTCGGCATCGAGACGCTGGGCGGCGTCACCACCGTGCTCATCCCGCGCAACACGACGATCCCGACCAAGAAGAGCGAGACCTTCTCGACGGCTGACGACAATCAGACAACGGTGGAGATCCACGTTCTGCAGGGAGAGCGCGAGCTCGCTACCTATAACAAGACAATCGGCAAGTTCCAGCTCACGGGCATTCCGCCCGCACCGCGCGGGATGCCGCAGGTGGAGGTAACCTTCGACATTGACGCCAACGGCATCCTGCACGTGACGGCGAAGGACAAGGCGACGGGCAAGGAGCAGAAGATCCGCATCGAGGCGTCGAGCGGACTTACCGACGCGGAGATTGACCGCATGGTCAAGGACGCGGAGAAGAACGCCGCGGCCGACAAGGAGCAGCGCGAGGCGATTGACGCACGGAACCGTCTCGATTCCCAGACGTATGAAGTGGAGAAGAACGTGAAGGAATGGGGCGACAAGGTGAGCCCCGAAATCAAGGGACGGATCGACTCGGCAATCGAGCGGTCGCGCAAGGCGCTCCGCGGCGACGACATGAGCGAGATCCGCCTGGCGCAGGAGGAGCTGACGAAGGTGTTCAGCGAGGCAGGACAGTCGTTCTACCAGCAGCAGGCGCAGGAAGCTTCGTCGCAGCCCCAGGGCGAGGCGGCTGGCCAGCCCTCGGGCGACGGGGGGAAAGCCAAGGCCGATGACGTGGTCGAGGCAGATTACGAGATCGTGGACGACAAGAAGTAGCTGAAGTGCGGACACCGGCCGCAACCTGCATGGGGCGGCTGGTGTCTTAGTTTTCAGGAATCAAACCTATTAGAGAGGTATCGGGTTTTATGTCTTCACTTTCATCGCGGGCCCGGTGGGGCGTGGTCGTTGTGGCTGCGTTTCTGGGCGGGCTCATCATCGCGTCGGGGGGACTGAATCTCTCGAAGCTCGGATTCGCCCAGGGCCGCCCCGACGCAAGCGCGGTCGCGCCGCTGGTGCAGGCGAGCAACGCATTCGTCGAGATCGCGGACCACGTGACTCCGGCCGTCGTCGCCGTCTCGGTCGAGAGCCGGCCGACGGCGAACTCGCACCGCCAGAGATTCCCGCAGGGACAGCTCCCGCCGGGATTCGAGGACTTCTTCAATCAGCAGGCGCCTCAGGTGGAAACGGGATCGGGCTCCGGCTTCATCGTCTCGAAGGACGGCTACATCCTCACCAACAATCACGTCGTGACGATGGGCGACCGCACCACAATCGCCGACCGCGTCACCGTGCAGATGCTCGACAACCGCGTATACAAGGCGCGGGTCGTAGGCAACGATCCGACCACCGACGTCGCGGTGATCAAGATTGACGGCAACAACTTCCCCACCATTTCGCTCGGCAATGACACGCAGAGCCGCGTCGGAGAGTGGGTTCTCGCGATAGGCAATCCGCTCGGCTTCGACTTCACGGTCACGGCCGGAATCATCAGCGCCAAGGGACGGAGCCTTCCCGGACTGCTGAGCCGCCGCGGTGACACTAACAACTACTCGATCTCCGATCTCATCCAGACAGATGCGGCGATCAACCCCGGCAACTCCGGCGGTCCGCTTGTCAATCAGCGCGGAGAGGTAATCGGAATCACCAGCGCCATCGCCAGCTCCACCGGCATGAACGCGGGATACGGATTCGCGATTCCCATCACGCTAGCGAAGAAGGTGATGGACGACATCATCGCTCACGGCAAGGTGCGCGTTGGAGTGCTCGGCATTCTCATTCGCGAAGTCACACCGGAAGACGCGGCGGTCGCGGGGATGAAGGACATCCGCGGAGCCAAGGTGGACGGATTCAATCCGCCCAGCGGGAGCGGCGCCGAGCGCGCGGGGATGCAGGCTGGCGACATCATCATCACCGCCGACGAGCAGCGGGTGGAGCGTGTGAGCACGCTTCAACGTATCATCCGCAATCACGCGCCCGGCGAGACAGTGCAGCTCGAGGTGATGCGGTACGGACAGAAGAAGAGCATCGGCGTGAAGCTGACGGAGTTGGCCGAGACGGCGCGAGTCAGCCCCGTATCCGGCTCGACTCGGCCCGGCAGCATGCCAAACGCGGCTCCGAAACCAGCCAATTATCGGAGCGACCAGCTCGGAGTATCGCTCGGGCCTGTTCCGCCGGAGGTCGCAACGAGTGCGAATCTGCCGCAGAATCGCCGCGGTGTTCTCGTCACCGACGTTGTTCCTCTCGGGCCGTCGTACAACAAGCTCATCGAGCACGACGTGATCTTCGAGCTTCTGTATCCCGCGCCCCGGCGCGCTATCAGGACGCCGGCGGATCTGCTGGGTGTGCTGAAAGGACTGAAGAACGGAGATTACATCAGCCTCAACGTGCACTCGCTCATCCAGGGCGGAGGGGACCGGGTCGTGAATATCCGCATCGGGGGATAAAACGAGCCGCAGAGCGCTGACGCGACACAGAGGCGCAGAAGTCGCAGAGACACGGTGCCCAGACGCAATGATTTCTCTGTGAACTCTGCGTCTCTGCGTGGCCGAAGGCCCTCTGCGTCTCTTCTTTAGCGGAAGTGGCGGAATTGGCAGACGCGCTGGACTTAGGATCCAGTCCCTTCGGGGGTGCGAGTTCGAGTCTCGCCTTTCGCATTCGGTTGCATCGTAACGACTTAGCCTCGAATTGTGCGCCGTTGGTTGGTGTGCTGTTCGGGGCTTCGTAGTCACTCTCGTAATCACTTTTCACCGAGAACCTCAGCGCGTCGAGCTACTTGGGCGCTGTTGATGCAACGACCGTCGCGTTGTATCCGAGCGTCTTTATGGCGGCTGCCATCTGCGCGATTGTCACCATGGCCGGATCGTAGGTCACAACAGCTCGACTCTCTTCGTACGTGACAACGGCTTTGGACACGCCAGGAAGCCGCCTGAGGACTTTGCGAACTCCGAAGACGCAGCCGCCGCACGTCATGCCCTGAATCTTGAATGTCACTGTCTTTGAAGCAGGTGCGGGACGCGAGGCGACACCGCTCTCTTTCTCGGCTACCGATCCAGATACTCCTGGCGTTCTTGCATCAGCCACACTGATGAACGCGTGAGTCGCGCCGCGCTCCAAAACCCGATCTGTATCACACAGGTCGCAAAGTGATAGCCCTCCGCCTACCGCGAAGACCCCTAAAG
This genomic window from Gemmatimonadaceae bacterium contains:
- the ppk1 gene encoding polyphosphate kinase 1 — encoded protein: MATDPSLFINRELSWLEFNARVLHEAFDGRNPLLERLKFLAIFSTNLDEFYMVRVAGLRRQLAAGMHAPTADGMTSQAQLSAIKARVSELIALGRSCLHDELLPALAEHGVRLVTMSELSKEECQRIEEFFESQVFPVLTPLAVDPSHPFPYISNLSLSLAVELRNPDNGAEEFARVKVPRSLARWIPTGVKHRFVALEQVIAGNLSALFPGMDVVGSNVFRVTRYSDLELSHAEEPEDLMALIEEQVFRRRFAEVVRVEIETGTPASLQALLLDELKDDQEDDLPSLPDIELVETGPLLELGDLMTLAILEIPELRDPPFTPAVPRELRDATRSIFDIIREKDILVHHPFDSFSASVEQFITSAALDENVLAIKMTLYRTSGDTAIVRALTEAAERGKQVVVLIELQARFDEVNNITFARTLESFGVHVAYGLAGLKTHTKTALVVRREGDGIRRYAHVGSGNYNSMTARTYTDIGLFTSNPSIGADLSDLFNALTGFSRQRVYRKLIVAPAGMRQRFLELIRRETEHATEGRGGRIIVKMNALVDAETIEALYRASRSGVEIDLIVRGICCLRPGVAGVSDRIRVVSIIGRFLEHSRIFYFANAGKEEYYFGSADWMPRNFDRRVEAVTPVEDASLHPRLRSLLNTCLGDNRQAWDLQPDGSYVQRDPHGAPERATHKILLRNSWGLTGSDDARKAGAEEALVAQPNVS
- a CDS encoding inorganic phosphate transporter; its protein translation is MVHYVVAIVLVAFIFDFINGFHDSANSIATIVGTRVLSPLAAVIWAAFFNFIAAFVFTTAVAKAIGKGLIDLNIVTPNVILAGLLGAIVWDLVTWLYGIPSSSSHALIGGYAGAAIAKAGWASLLWGKKWIETLSFIVISPLFGMALGFVIMVALFWLFQKAAPARVNRLFKRGQLVSSAMFSLAHGSNDAQKTMGIIVGLLVTVEPLLAKETGWLHALYVPNADKIPLWVILSAHTAIALGTLFGGWRIVHTMGSRITKLKPIGGFAAEGAGAIAIIMATTMGIPVSTTHTITGAIVGVGTTTRLSGVRWGLAGRIVWAWVLTIPAAGAIAAVSYVLLRTFVGA
- a CDS encoding DUF47 family protein → MQLIPRDAQFYNLFAEVASRLSGSAALLHELFKDPSKLDQHVASIKTLEHEADNLTHDTIDRINRTFVTPFDREDIHALAGHLDNVVDLIDGCARRASIFHITESREHVVLLSEVLLRAARCIEDGVRKMKDPKAVSSANRQLKLLEEEGDAIYHEAMEKLFRTSTDAIEIMKWKELYDRIEDAIDQCEDVGNTLQSISLKNA
- a CDS encoding rhomboid family intramembrane serine protease, translating into MIPLGDEHTALRTPVMTYAIIAANVLAWFFIQGAGFNEPQLAASICNFGMVPGEITHVARLGLAIPLGDGMACVVDNERINILTPLLSMFLHGGWMHLLGNMLFFWVFGNNIEDSMGSGRFVVFYLLCGLAAAAAHVFVSPGSPVPTVGASGAISGVMGAYLVLYPHVRVRMLFIFVIFFKVFRIRAWIVLLWWFFWQVLGALPELTTLRPEVSSGVAFWAHVGGFLAGVTLVKVFENPRLVARRAVPV
- the dnaK gene encoding molecular chaperone DnaK → MADKVIGIDLGTTNSVVAVMEGGDPVVIPNAEGGRTTPSVVGFTKDGERLVGQIAKRQAVTNPQNTVFSIKRFMGRKMSEVKNETARVPYKVLGGGNDVSTVEVQGKRYTPPEISAMILQKMKQTAEDYLGYKVEKAVITVPAYFNDSQRQATKDAGKIAGLDVLRIINEPTAAALAYGLDKKKDEKIAVFDLGGGTYDISVLELYDVEGSRQFEVKSTNGDTHLGGDDFDQRVIDWLVTEFKRDQAIDLSKDPMAVQRLKEAAEKAKMELSTTQTTDINLPFITADQSGPKHLNYQLTRAKFEQQVDDLIQRTIPPMEQALKDAGLKPNEIDEVILVGGSTRIPKIQEIVKKFFGKEPNKGVNPDEVVAIGAAIQGAVLTGEQKDVLLLDVTPLSLGIETLGGVTTVLIPRNTTIPTKKSETFSTADDNQTTVEIHVLQGERELATYNKTIGKFQLTGIPPAPRGMPQVEVTFDIDANGILHVTAKDKATGKEQKIRIEASSGLTDAEIDRMVKDAEKNAAADKEQREAIDARNRLDSQTYEVEKNVKEWGDKVSPEIKGRIDSAIERSRKALRGDDMSEIRLAQEELTKVFSEAGQSFYQQQAQEASSQPQGEAAGQPSGDGGKAKADDVVEADYEIVDDKK
- a CDS encoding trypsin-like peptidase domain-containing protein, which gives rise to MSSLSSRARWGVVVVAAFLGGLIIASGGLNLSKLGFAQGRPDASAVAPLVQASNAFVEIADHVTPAVVAVSVESRPTANSHRQRFPQGQLPPGFEDFFNQQAPQVETGSGSGFIVSKDGYILTNNHVVTMGDRTTIADRVTVQMLDNRVYKARVVGNDPTTDVAVIKIDGNNFPTISLGNDTQSRVGEWVLAIGNPLGFDFTVTAGIISAKGRSLPGLLSRRGDTNNYSISDLIQTDAAINPGNSGGPLVNQRGEVIGITSAIASSTGMNAGYGFAIPITLAKKVMDDIIAHGKVRVGVLGILIREVTPEDAAVAGMKDIRGAKVDGFNPPSGSGAERAGMQAGDIIITADEQRVERVSTLQRIIRNHAPGETVQLEVMRYGQKKSIGVKLTELAETARVSPVSGSTRPGSMPNAAPKPANYRSDQLGVSLGPVPPEVATSANLPQNRRGVLVTDVVPLGPSYNKLIEHDVIFELLYPAPRRAIRTPADLLGVLKGLKNGDYISLNVHSLIQGGGDRVVNIRIGG
- a CDS encoding heavy metal-associated domain-containing protein yields the protein MTFKIQGMTCGGCVFGVRKVLRRLPGVSKAVVTYEESRAVVTYDPAMVTIAQMAAAIKTLGYNATVVASTAPK